Proteins from one Mastacembelus armatus chromosome 16, fMasArm1.2, whole genome shotgun sequence genomic window:
- the LOC113122064 gene encoding zinc finger protein 358 has protein sequence MSIEYTIDIQLTELGFPDILQPQEPPARETPCGPTSDDSLSPPSASSPPTTRKQRLLVREAAKQTSTIQQSTVASVPPQPETLPYKPHNPAQSLQDAQAVGGTGFAESSADDPTTGLVSADGPQLMAEEVQGDVGDANTADVQQDDSDDSEVSGVYEEEEGDEEEDYEEEEKLNNESSNSNDYSCSVCNLQLSSRFKLKDHMNLHTGVRPYCCAECGKRFCQIYNYRAHLRTHAQIKMDRLLCRICRMGFASQEDLKDHLSKTHFEEEFYECDLCKRVFTSLKACEDHVQLHKCMLDVVCEVCGRNFSSAKSLSRHRRRMCHRSFKCTDCTKTFTKKTALLKHSFSHLGLLPYTCIRCRCHFRLAKLYRQHKCEPERIHCVACLREFLSQADFQQHKKDTGCWGNQEPKGDEIRCLECGQRFDTSEELKKHAGAHQRVLKCAECGKGFRSALLLMSHMGGHAGKSPCLCQSCGLGFPHQQNYDSHLKTCGQTPQPTSTVKKRQTSKNSSSETQTLHARPDLPNAGNPVTLPAAVSNNSTPPVKGSSSPGLVTGGVSADSHPSDGLWTLTLDKQPPPGVKLVLFLPVCPTPANGMTLPSAIPQTLSMHVQPESGLNATFGVFSNTPLDMATCIKQDPEGEAPLDLSKKCDSSESALSDIPLFPIKSEPEEFEITRDANSTETEENRNRVSKPRIKTKPGNADIYAEPLDLTTSSGLVMDINKPLSPGSDIDLRSSSSCQLTDWRLEKEIKMEVDISQPACADREK, from the exons ATGTCCATTGAATACACCATTGATATCCAGTTAACAGAGTTGGGATTTCCGGACATCCTGCAGCCACAGGAGCCCCCTGCCAGAGAAACACCCTGTGGCCCCACATCTGATGACTCCCTCTCACCTCCCTCTGCCTCTTCACCTCCAACCACACGCAAACAAAGACTGCTGGTCAGAGAAGCGGCAAAACAGACCTCAACCATTCAGCAAAGCACAGTGGCGTCTGTCCCACCTCAGCCAGAGACATTACCTTATAAACCCCATAATCCTGCACAGAGTCTGCAAGATGCACAGGCTGTCGGAGGGACTGGGTTTGCTGAGTCCAGCGCAGATGATCCCACCACTGGACTAGTGAGTGCAGACGGGCCACAGCTCATGGCCGAAGAAGTACAGGGAGATGTTGGTGATGCGAACACGGCAGATGTGCAGCAGGACGACTCGGATGACAGTGAGGTTTCAGGGGTGtatgaggaagaagagggtgACGAAGAAGAGGATtatgaggaagaggaaaagctAAACAATG AGTCGAGTAATTCAAACGACTACAGCTGCAGTGTCTGTAATCTCCAGTTGTCCTCCAGATTTAAGCTCAAGGACCACATGAACTTGCACACTGGAGTGCGTCCATACTGCTGTGCTGAATGTGGGAAGCGCTTCTGCCAGATTTACAACTATCGTGCCCACCTGCGTACGCACGCCCAGATCAAAATGGATCGTCTCCTGTGCCGCATTTGCAGGATGGGTTTCGCATCACAGGAGGATCTGAAGGACCACCTGTCGAAAACTCACTTCGAGGAGGAGTTTTACGAGTGTGACCTCTGTAAACGTGTGTTTACTTCCCTGAAGGCTTGTGAGGATCACGTGCAGTTACACAAATGTATGCTGGACGTTGTTTGTGAAGTATGTGGCCGCAACTTCTCCTCTGCAAAGTCCCTCTCGCGCCACCGGAGACGGATGTGCCATCGCAGTTTCAAATGCACCGATTGCACAAAGACCTTTACCAAGAAGACTGCTCTCCTCAAACACAGTTTCTCCCATCTCGGTTTGCTTCCTTATACCTGTATACGGTGCCGCTGCCACTTCCGCCTTGCGAAGCTGTACCGCCAGCACAAGTGTGAACCAGAACGCATTCACTGCGTGGCCTGTCTGCGTGAGTTTCTCAGTCAGGCAGACTTTCAGCAGCACAAAAAGGACACAGGTTGCTGGGGCAATCAGGAGCCTAAAGGGGATGAGATCCGATGTTTGGAGTGCGGGCAGAGGTTTGACACTTCAGAAGAGCTGAAAAAACACGCTGGGGCTCATCAGAGGGTCCTGAAATGTGCTGAATGTGGGAAAGGGTTCCGGTCAGCCTTGCTCCTAATGTCCCACATGGGAGGCCACGCCGGAAAGTCCccctgcctgtgtcagagctgtggaCTGGGTTTTCCCCATCAGCAGAACTATGACAGCCACCTTAAGACCTGTGGACAAACACCTCAGCCTACA AGTACTGTCAAGAAACGTCAGACCTCCAAGAACTCTTCATCTGAGACACAAACGCTCCATGCAAGACCAGACCTACCAAATGCAGGAAACCCAGTCACTttgcctgctgctgtttcaaaCAACTCTACTCCGCCTGTTAAAGGCTCTAGTAGTCCAGGACTGGTGACAGGGGGTGTATCCGCTGACTCTCATCCATCAGATGGGCTGTGGACGCTAACTCTTGACAAACAGCCACCTCCTGGTGTTAAACTTGTCTTGTTTCTTCCAGTCTGTCCAACTCCAGCTAACGGCATGACACTCCCGTCTGCAATCCCTCAGACACTATCAATGCATGTCCAGCCTGAATCCGGACTGAATGCTACTTTTGGAGTCTTTTCAAACACCCCTCTGGATATGGCAACTTGCATTAAACAGGATCCAGAAGGTGAAGCGCCTCTGGATTTGTCTAAGAAGTGTGATTCCTCTGAATCTGCACTGAGCGACATTCCTCTTTTCCCCATTAAAAGTGAGCCAGAAGAGTTTGAAATCACAAGAGATGCTAATAGcactgaaacagaagaaaacagaaaccgCGTTAGCAAACCACGCATTAAAACAAAGCCAGGTAATGCAGATATATATGCTGAACCTTTGGACCTCACAACTTCATCTGGACTAGTAATGGATATTAACAAGCCTCTGTCCCCGGGCTCTGATATTGATTTGAGGTCATCCAGCTCCTGCCAGCTGACAGACTGGAGGTTGGAGAAAGAGATTAAGATGGAGGTTGACATTTCACAACCTGCCTGTGCTGATAGggagaaataa
- the LOC113122858 gene encoding zinc finger protein 2, producing the protein MDKDKCSDIQGQCSWMDMHQFIGDLITSGNALKDQPDVINAAWGFKAASLEPLQQAAPSQDKSEPGRPLQPGTAQRKGQTRDRRDDVHHACTCPGCPYSTSPPSFETLKPRQSSACLSKDLSSSAPGSLSMCLPDTTEPSSTTTSELQTKTSNRLQREDAERRTRSPEQNSETPPSRVSSGSLSHLPLFPCLCCHHGLQPCSQILSHQEGTDSPFSHAHHHFHHHHCPLTSCFSCPQLAHSHQPQLSGSCLSCQHSFSTCSQVCHHQHRPTQQEEERGGTSMALLSLHPCMHCSASFSRPSQLLQHQRSEHAHKPSGFLCTECGRAFNSHSNLRIHLNVHTGARPYTCSDCGKSFSQSGALKIHRRIHTGERPYSCGFCGRGFPHLAGVRAHQRTHTGEKPYRCSQCGKCFTQSGALKIHTRIHTGERPFICSVCGKGFSNRSGIRFHYRTVHGLTPEHAAEAGAGGVYRGPAGQGCPPGRPRTFPPASVAPNPHNSPDKSPHAASSSKDSLPSTDAQSEGGNTSGNKDRLLYACEDCGLRFKDAPSRNRHQTAVHYSSEGREEEEEEEGKRKEVSTNERVQDNSGK; encoded by the exons ATGGACAAAGACAAGTGTAGCGACATT CAAGGGCAGTGCTCCTGGATGGACATGCATCAGTTCATTGGTGACCTTATCACATCTGGAAACGCCTTGAAGGATCAGCCAGATGTGATAAACGCAGCTTGGGGGTTCAAAGCTGCTTCACTTGAACCGCTGCAACAGGCTGCACCTTCCCAGGACAAGTCAGAGCCAGGCCGACCCCTCCAGCCCGGGACAGCACAAAGAAAAGGCCAGACCAGAGACAGAAGAGACG atGTGCACCATGCCTGCACCTGCCCTGGATGCCCTTACTCCACTTCCCCACCTTCCTTTGAGACTTTAAAACCCAGACAATCTTCGGCATGCCTCTCCAAAGATCTGAGCAGTTCTGCTCCAGGGAGCCTCAGCATGTGCTTACCAGACACCACAGAACCCAGCAGCACCACAACATCCGAGCTACAGACCAAGACATCCAACAGACTGCAGAGGGAGGATGCAGAGAGAAGAACCCGGAGCCCGGAACAGAACTCAGAAACTCCTCCTTCCAGAGTGTCCTCGGGCTCCTTGTCCCACCTCCCCTTGTTTCCCTGCTTGTGTTGCCACCATGGTCTTCAACCGTGCAGCCAGATACTGAGCCACCAGGAAGGCACGGACTCCCCATTTTCTCATGCCcatcatcattttcatcacCACCACTGCCCTCTAACATCTTGTTTTTCCTGCCCTCAGCTTGCTCACTCTCACCAACCACAGCTTTCTGGTTCCTGCCTGTCTTGCCAGCACTCCTTTTCTACTTGTTCACAGGTCTGCCACCACCAGCACCGACCAACACAgcaagaagaggagagaggtggGACGTCGATGGCCCTGCTGTCACTGCATCCCTGTATGCACTGCTCTGCCTCTTTTTCCAGGCcttcacagctgctgcagcaccagCGCTCTGAGCATGCACACAAACCATCTGGCTTCCTCTGCACGGAGTGTGGCAGGGCCTTTAACTCGCACAGCAACCTCCGCATCCACCTCAATGTGCACACCGGTGCCCGGCCCTACACCTGCTCAGACTGCGGGAAGAGTTTTAGCCAGTCAGGGGCTCTGAAGATCCACAGGCGAATTCACACGGGTGAAAGGCCATACTCTTGTGGTTTCTGCGGCAGGGGGTTTCCTCATCTGGCAGGGGTCCGTGCCCACCAGAGGACCCACACAGGAGAAAAGCCTTACCGTTGCAGCCAGTGTGGGAAGTGTTTCACCCAATCAGGAGCTCTGAAGATCCATACTCGCATCCACACGGGAGAGAGGCCCTTTATTTGTAGCGTCTGTGGGAAAGGCTTCTCCAACCGTTCTGGGATCCGCTTCCACTACCGCACAGTCCATGGTCTTACTCCTGAACATGCCGCAGAAGCTGGAGCTGGTGGTGTATATCGTGGACCAGCAGGCCAAGGATGTCCACCTGGACGTCCTAGGACTTTCCCACCTGCGAGCGTTGCCCCAAATCCACATAACAGCCCAGATAAGAGCCCACACGCAGCTTCGAGTTCCAAAGATTCTCTGCCGTCGACCGATGCTCAGTCGGAGGGAGGGAACACAAGTGGAAATAAAGACAGGCTGCTGTATGCATGTGAAGACTGTGGTCTCCGTTTTAAAGACGCCCCATCAAGGAACAGACACCAGACTGCGGTGCACTACTCCTCcgaggggagggaggaggaggaggaggaggaggggaagaggaaAGAGGTGAGCACAAACGAGAGGGTCCAGGATAATAGTGGGAAGTGA